AAACGCGATCGACATCCAAACATATACGCTTTTCCAAGTAGCATTGACAGAACGCACTTTGCCAAAGCGAGGAATATCACCCAGGAACCAGCCGATCAAATAGATATTCCTCACCCGCGTTTGGGATTCTTCGGCGTCATAGACGAACGCATGGATATCGAATTATTAGATGGTATTGCCCAAGCTTGTCCTGACTGGCATCTGGTAATTCTTGGCCCAGTTGTCAAAATCGATCCGGCAGTTTTACCCCAATATGCCAATATTCATTATCTCGGCGGCAAATCTTATCAAGAATTACCAACTTATATTGCTGGGTGGGATGTAGCGATGCTGCCTTTTGCTCGCAACGAATCGACTCGTTTTATCAGTCCCACCAAAACTCCAGAATATCTCGCAGCAGGTAAACCAGTTGTGTCTACTTCCATTCGCGATGTCGTGCGCCCATACGGTGAAAATGGCTTGGTAGAAATTGCCGATACAGTTGCAGATTTTGTGGATGCAATCAGGCGAGTAATCGCTCGAAATCCGCAAGAATCCGGATGGCTCGATCGAGTAGATACATTTTTATCTCAAACTTCTTGGGATTCTACTTGGGGACGCATGATGCAGTTGATCGAAGAAACAATAAGCACTGCGAACGTGACAGAAAATTCTTCCATTAATACTGCTGTTAAACAATCCCAAAATACAGCAGTAGAACAACGCAGGTAATCATTTACTCTCAGAGAGTAAATGCTCAATAAGTAATCGGTATTTTTCACAAGGCTTAATATTATTACCGATTACCAATTACGAAAAATTCACTTTTTCCTGTTGTGATGCGGCAGTTTATTCCTGACTGACTAAGTGAGGAATAAACTTCCTGCGCGATTTGGCCAAAAATAGCGAGGTTTTTGAAGATGTTCGATTATTTAATTGTAGGAGCGGGTTTCGCTGGCAGTGTTCTGGCAGAAAGGCTTGCCAGTCAGTTAGGAAAAAAGGTTCTGATTGTTGATAAGCGCAACCACATTGGGGGAAACGCTTACGACCACTACGACGACGCAGGGCTTTTGGTACATAAATATGGCCCTCACATCTTTCACACCAACTCACGCGAAGTCTTCGAGTATTTATCAAATTTTACCGAATGGCGTCCCTACGAACACCGGGTACGTGCGAGCGTAGACGGTCAACTTGTGCCAATGCCAATCAACCTCGACACTATCAATAAGCTTTACGGACTGAATCTTACTTCATTTCAATTAGAGGAATTCTTTGCCTCGGTGGCAGAGAAAAAACAATACATCCGCACCAGCGAGGATGTGGTTGTCAGCAAAGTAGGAAGAGAACTTTACGAGAAATTTTTCCGTAACTACACCCGCAAGCAATGGGGTATCGACCCATCCGAACTCGATAAGTCAGTCACAGCTCGCGTACCCACGCGCACTAACCGCGACGATCGATATTTTACCGATACTTATCAGGCAATGCCATTGCATGGGTACACTCGGATGTTCGAGAAGATGCTGTCCGATCCGAACATCAAAATCATGCTGAACACAGATTATCGGGAGATTGCGAACGTCATCCCCTATCGCGAGATGATTTATACTGGGCCGATCGATGCTTTTTTCGATTATCGCTATGGTAAATTACCCTACCGTTCCCTAGACTTCAAGCACGAAACGCTCAACAAAGGCGTACATCAACCAGCACCAGTTGTTAACTACCCCAACGAGCATTTATATACGCGCTGCACGGAATTCAAATACCTGACCGGACAGGAACATCTTAAAACTAGCATTGTTTATGAGTTTCCCCAAGCTGAGGGAGATCCTTACTACCCAGTACCCCGTCCTGAAAACAACGAACTTTACAAGAAATACAAAGAATTGGCTGATGCGATACCAGGAGTACATTTTGTCGGGCGGTTGGCAACTTATAAGTATTACAACATGGATCAATGTGTAGCTCAAGCTCTGACAATCTTCAAACAAATCGGCACGAAGCTACTGGAAAACCCAATCGTTTTGGAGTCATTAGAACTAGAACGTAGAGACCGATACATACAAGATGGCTCTCCCAAGAAAATTACCGATAATGGTTTAGAGACTAAAGCTATAACGACAAACGGTAATGGAAAGGTCGCTAAGTAGCTGTCATTCTTATCAGTAAATGGGTTAGGGAAAGAAACCCGGTTTGGCTCATAAATAGTAGGTAACTGCTAAAAATCTACGAGTCAACTTGGTTTATAGCCCCCCGATCGCTTAAGTTATGCGTAAGCGATCGATGGTGATGGGAGAGAAATATATCTCATATCATGTCTCGTCGTTGCATTGGTAGTACATGAATGATGTTGAGGATTGTCTGCACTGGATCGGTGGTTAAATTTTAACCACAGATGAAAACAGATGAACACCGATGTAAGCGCAAATTTTTCCGCTACCGATGCAACCGGACATGATATCACAATTTCCAACTAACTCCTAACACCTTTTCAAGCGAGTTAATGAGGAGTGCGGAATGGTAAGAGCGGCATTGAATAAGGAATTTTCAGTTAATAATTCTGAATTAATTCAAAACTCAAAGTTCAAGGCTCAAAGCTCAAAGTTGGAGATGTGGGCGGGGGTCGAGTGTACCGTCAATCGGGTGGGGAATGAATATTTCAACCAACTAGAGCGCAACGGTCACAAAACACGCTTAGATGACCTCGATTTAT
The sequence above is drawn from the Aerosakkonema funiforme FACHB-1375 genome and encodes:
- a CDS encoding glycosyltransferase family 1 protein encodes the protein MSQLGNASKNNGNGVTGKETDISNSNSGLFAAVSIEALLTNLNLDAPKASFANKADLICLSHLRWDFVYQRPQHLLSRCAKERRVFIIEEPIFSSDSSARLDISSRESGVCVVVPHLKEGLSEDAIETALKEMLAHLFAQAQIREYIFWYYTPMALGFTRHLNPLAIVYDCMDELSAFKGANPILKVREDELFRRADIVFTGGQTLYEAKRDRHPNIYAFPSSIDRTHFAKARNITQEPADQIDIPHPRLGFFGVIDERMDIELLDGIAQACPDWHLVILGPVVKIDPAVLPQYANIHYLGGKSYQELPTYIAGWDVAMLPFARNESTRFISPTKTPEYLAAGKPVVSTSIRDVVRPYGENGLVEIADTVADFVDAIRRVIARNPQESGWLDRVDTFLSQTSWDSTWGRMMQLIEETISTANVTENSSINTAVKQSQNTAVEQRR
- the glf gene encoding UDP-galactopyranose mutase codes for the protein MFDYLIVGAGFAGSVLAERLASQLGKKVLIVDKRNHIGGNAYDHYDDAGLLVHKYGPHIFHTNSREVFEYLSNFTEWRPYEHRVRASVDGQLVPMPINLDTINKLYGLNLTSFQLEEFFASVAEKKQYIRTSEDVVVSKVGRELYEKFFRNYTRKQWGIDPSELDKSVTARVPTRTNRDDRYFTDTYQAMPLHGYTRMFEKMLSDPNIKIMLNTDYREIANVIPYREMIYTGPIDAFFDYRYGKLPYRSLDFKHETLNKGVHQPAPVVNYPNEHLYTRCTEFKYLTGQEHLKTSIVYEFPQAEGDPYYPVPRPENNELYKKYKELADAIPGVHFVGRLATYKYYNMDQCVAQALTIFKQIGTKLLENPIVLESLELERRDRYIQDGSPKKITDNGLETKAITTNGNGKVAK